A single region of the Pseudomonas solani genome encodes:
- a CDS encoding cyclic peptide export ABC transporter → MTSAPRSATRELLSLIKPYRSTMFASILCGILGGLSVTALLATVNQGLHNEAGIDSQVVLAFVGLCAVALLASIAADIGSNSVGQRVIALLRKDLGAKVLSAPIEQIERYRTHRLIPVLTHDVDTISDFAFAFAPLAISMTVVLGCLGYLATLSLPIFTLTLLAIGIGSAVQFVAQSKGLQGFHAARDAEDNLQKHYQAISEGAKELRIHRPRRQRMLKDNIQGTADFICQTHIRAINIFVIAKSFGSMLFFVVIGLALAMQSIWPSANPEVMSGFVLVLLYMKGPLENLIGNLPIVGRAQIAFRRIADLSERFSSPEPHLLLETPPQAPPALHSLELRNVHYAFPAVDGNAPFTLGPINLDVGAGEILFIVGENGCGKTTLIKLLLGLYSPQQGEIRVNGQAVAPEGLDEYRQMFTTVFADYFLFEDVLSSDRAIPQDATQYLQRLEIAHKVRVKDGRFTTTDLSTGQRKRLALVNAWLDERPVLVFDEWAADQDPTFRRIFYTELLPDLKRMGKTIVVISHDDRYFDIADQLIRLQTGKVVSDQPALA, encoded by the coding sequence ATGACTTCAGCTCCACGCAGCGCCACCCGAGAACTCCTGAGCCTGATCAAGCCTTACCGCTCGACCATGTTCGCCTCGATCCTCTGCGGCATCCTCGGCGGCCTGAGCGTTACGGCGCTGCTGGCCACCGTCAACCAGGGCCTGCACAACGAGGCCGGCATCGACAGCCAGGTCGTGCTGGCCTTCGTCGGCCTCTGCGCCGTCGCCCTGCTGGCCAGCATCGCCGCCGACATCGGCAGCAACTCGGTGGGCCAGCGGGTCATCGCCCTGCTGCGCAAGGACCTCGGGGCCAAGGTGCTCTCCGCGCCGATCGAACAGATCGAACGCTACCGCACCCACCGGCTCATCCCGGTGCTGACCCACGACGTCGACACCATCAGCGACTTCGCCTTCGCCTTCGCCCCCCTGGCCATCTCCATGACCGTGGTGCTCGGCTGCCTGGGCTACCTGGCGACGCTGTCGCTGCCCATCTTCACCCTCACGTTGCTGGCCATCGGCATCGGCTCGGCCGTGCAGTTCGTCGCGCAAAGCAAGGGGCTGCAAGGCTTCCATGCCGCCCGCGACGCCGAGGACAACCTGCAGAAGCACTACCAGGCGATCTCCGAAGGCGCCAAGGAACTGCGCATCCACCGGCCGCGCCGCCAGCGCATGCTCAAGGACAACATCCAGGGCACCGCCGATTTCATCTGCCAGACCCATATCCGTGCGATCAACATCTTCGTGATCGCCAAGAGCTTCGGCTCGATGCTGTTCTTCGTGGTCATCGGCCTGGCCCTGGCCATGCAGTCGATCTGGCCGAGCGCCAACCCCGAGGTGATGAGCGGGTTCGTCCTGGTGCTGCTGTACATGAAGGGGCCGCTGGAGAACCTGATCGGCAACCTGCCCATCGTCGGCCGCGCGCAGATCGCCTTCCGCCGCATCGCCGATCTCTCGGAGCGTTTCTCCTCGCCGGAACCGCACCTGCTGCTGGAAACCCCGCCCCAGGCACCGCCCGCACTGCACAGCCTGGAGTTGCGCAACGTCCACTACGCCTTCCCGGCGGTGGATGGCAACGCCCCGTTCACCCTCGGCCCGATCAACCTGGACGTCGGCGCCGGCGAGATCCTCTTCATCGTCGGCGAGAACGGTTGCGGCAAGACCACCCTGATCAAGCTGCTGCTGGGCCTCTACAGCCCGCAACAGGGCGAGATACGGGTCAACGGCCAGGCAGTCGCCCCCGAGGGGCTGGACGAGTACCGGCAGATGTTCACCACGGTGTTCGCCGACTACTTCCTCTTCGAGGACGTGCTCTCGTCAGACCGCGCCATCCCCCAGGACGCCACGCAATACCTGCAGCGCCTGGAGATCGCCCACAAGGTCCGCGTGAAGGACGGGCGCTTCACCACCACCGACCTGTCCACCGGGCAACGCAAGCGCCTGGCCCTGGTCAACGCCTGGCTGGATGAACGCCCGGTGCTGGTGTTCGACGAATGGGCGGCAGACCAGGACCCGACCTTCCGCCGCATCTTCTACACCGAGCTGCTGCCGGACCTTAAGCGCATGGGCAAGACCATCGTCGTCATCTCCCACGACGACCGCTATTTCGACATCGCCGACCAGCTGATCCGCCTGCAGACCGGCAAGGTCGTCAGCGACCAGCCCGCCCTCGCCTGA
- the pvdO gene encoding dihydropyoverdine dehydrogenase → MHALKPLALVATLFAAAPALAAEAQTPGSLFKDCKDCPEMVVLPAGSFTMGAPESELGRQPDEGPLHTVTFAKPFAISKFQVLAKELQAWQREAKVTLPDGDDRPGRLCSNGKPSYPQGPEQPAVCISYDEVRAYVAWLSKKTGKHYRMLSESEREYAARAGSEGPFPFPLDEGKDYSIAKHANTYGAADGYNFTSPAGTFPANAFGVYDMHGNVYEWVADCQNDDYKGAPSDGSSWIAGNCESRMIRGNDYSEAPIFSRSGNRNDRDPATRGDWLGFRVAREL, encoded by the coding sequence ATGCATGCACTCAAGCCCCTGGCCCTGGTGGCCACCCTGTTCGCCGCCGCGCCGGCCCTCGCCGCCGAGGCGCAAACGCCCGGCAGCCTGTTCAAGGACTGCAAGGACTGCCCCGAAATGGTCGTGCTGCCCGCCGGCAGCTTCACCATGGGCGCCCCCGAGAGCGAACTCGGCCGCCAGCCCGACGAAGGCCCGCTGCACACCGTGACCTTCGCCAAGCCCTTCGCCATCAGCAAGTTCCAGGTGCTGGCCAAGGAACTGCAGGCCTGGCAGCGCGAGGCCAAGGTCACCCTCCCCGACGGCGACGACCGCCCCGGGCGCCTGTGCAGCAACGGCAAGCCCAGCTACCCGCAAGGCCCTGAGCAGCCCGCCGTGTGCATCAGCTACGACGAGGTGAGGGCCTATGTCGCCTGGCTGTCGAAGAAGACCGGCAAGCACTACCGCATGCTCAGCGAATCCGAACGCGAGTACGCCGCCCGCGCCGGCAGCGAAGGCCCCTTCCCTTTTCCCCTCGACGAAGGCAAGGACTACAGCATCGCCAAGCACGCCAACACCTACGGCGCCGCCGACGGCTACAACTTCACCTCCCCGGCGGGCACCTTCCCGGCCAACGCCTTCGGCGTCTACGACATGCACGGCAACGTCTACGAATGGGTGGCGGACTGCCAGAACGATGACTACAAGGGCGCCCCCAGCGACGGCAGCTCCTGGATAGCCGGCAACTGCGAGTCACGCATGATCCGCGGCAACGACTACTCCGAAGCGCCGATCTTCTCCCGCTCCGGCAACCGCAACGACCGCGACCCCGCCACCCGTGGCGACTGGCTGGGCTTTCGCGTCGCCCGCGAGCTCTGA
- the pvdN gene encoding pyoverdine-tailoring periplasmic protein PvdN — protein sequence MSDRRTFLKHAGLLAAALPLGSTLAGHAQAATPPASPAKDKWQALRQQFDLDPAYLHFCNFLLASHPRVVREAIAHFRARLDQNPGEVLDWDREELWGYENDVRAWAGRYFGVRPGQVALTGSTTDGLSMIYGGLQVAPGKEILVSAHEHYSTNARLDYREQLMGTRVRSVPLFKEPHSASVDEMLGNIRQAIRPETRVLGMTWVQSGSGVKLPAREVGQLVKEANQGRDEADRILYVVDGVHGFGVEDLNFADFNCDYFIAGTHKWLFGPRGTGVIIAREEKPQPYLVPSVPTFTMGETFGTLMTPGGYHAFDHRLAVGKAFELHLELGKADVQARIHQLNSYLKDRLAEHAKVQLVTPRSTSLSSGFTFFRVEGRDCDAVARHLMANKVISDAVDRDVGPVVRLAPSLLNDEAEIDRVMDILAPQLA from the coding sequence ATGAGCGATCGCCGTACCTTCCTCAAGCACGCCGGCCTGCTCGCCGCCGCCCTGCCCCTGGGCTCCACCCTCGCCGGCCACGCCCAGGCCGCCACGCCGCCAGCCAGCCCCGCCAAGGACAAATGGCAGGCGCTGCGCCAGCAGTTCGACCTGGACCCGGCCTACCTGCACTTCTGCAACTTCCTCCTCGCCTCCCACCCTCGCGTGGTGCGCGAGGCCATCGCCCACTTCCGCGCCCGCCTCGACCAGAACCCCGGCGAAGTGCTGGACTGGGACCGCGAGGAACTCTGGGGCTACGAGAACGACGTGCGCGCCTGGGCCGGCCGCTACTTCGGCGTGCGCCCCGGCCAGGTCGCCCTCACCGGCAGCACCACCGACGGCCTGTCGATGATCTACGGCGGCCTGCAGGTGGCGCCGGGCAAGGAGATCCTGGTCAGCGCCCACGAGCACTACTCCACCAACGCCCGCCTGGACTACCGCGAGCAACTGATGGGCACCCGGGTGCGCAGCGTGCCGTTGTTCAAGGAGCCGCACAGCGCCTCGGTGGACGAAATGCTCGGCAACATCCGCCAGGCCATCCGCCCCGAGACCCGCGTGCTGGGCATGACCTGGGTGCAATCCGGCAGCGGCGTGAAGCTGCCGGCGCGTGAGGTCGGCCAACTGGTGAAGGAGGCCAACCAGGGCCGCGACGAAGCCGACCGCATCCTCTACGTGGTGGATGGCGTCCACGGCTTCGGCGTCGAGGACCTGAACTTCGCCGACTTCAACTGCGACTACTTCATCGCCGGCACCCATAAATGGCTGTTCGGCCCGCGCGGCACCGGCGTCATCATCGCCCGCGAGGAAAAACCGCAGCCCTACCTGGTGCCCAGCGTGCCCACCTTCACCATGGGCGAGACCTTCGGCACCCTGATGACCCCCGGCGGCTACCACGCCTTCGACCATCGCCTGGCGGTGGGCAAGGCCTTCGAGTTGCACCTGGAACTGGGCAAGGCCGATGTCCAGGCGCGCATCCACCAGCTCAACAGCTACCTCAAGGACCGCCTCGCCGAGCACGCCAAGGTGCAGCTGGTCACGCCACGCAGCACCTCGCTGTCTTCGGGCTTCACCTTCTTCCGCGTCGAAGGCCGCGACTGCGACGCCGTGGCCCGCCACCTGATGGCCAACAAGGTGATCAGCGACGCCGTGGACCGCGACGTCGGCCCGGTGGTGCGCCTGGCACCCAGCCTGCTCAACGACGAAGCCGAGATCGACCGGGTGATGGACATCCTCGCCCCGCAGCTCGCCTGA
- the pvdM gene encoding pyoverdine-tailoring dipeptidase-like protein PvdM — translation MNTTRSSKAPYLVALALLLALVAAAAWYFFVQRQPEGYPKEVVKHAAELQDRILSFDSHITVPMDFGTEGKEADKDGEGQFDLIKAGRGRLSGAALTLFGWPEIWNGPNAPHRPTAAFVDEARHQQELRYKIISGMVRDFPNQVGIAYTPADFRRLHGEGKFAIFISMLNAYPLGEDLNALDTWAARGMRMFGFSYVGNNAWADSSRPLPFFNDSADALGGLSPLGEQAVARLNDLGVIIDVSQMSTLALEDVARLSRAPMVASHSAPRALVDIPRNLSDRELQTIKDSGGVIQVVGFPAYLKPLSKPTLDKLNALRARFDLQPLDGLANALMPGDAIISIWPEQRFGEYASSLYAILEEEPRASVKELVDAIDYTVRKVGIDHVGIASDFNDGGGVEGWMNVGESRNLTAELILRGYSDADIAKLWGGNFLRVWEEVQRRAKPAAASAQQPQAERG, via the coding sequence ATGAACACGACCCGCTCCAGCAAGGCCCCCTACCTCGTCGCCCTGGCGCTCCTCCTCGCCCTTGTCGCAGCCGCGGCCTGGTACTTCTTCGTGCAGCGCCAGCCCGAGGGCTACCCGAAGGAGGTGGTGAAGCACGCTGCCGAACTGCAGGACCGCATCCTCTCCTTCGACAGCCACATCACCGTGCCGATGGACTTCGGCACCGAAGGCAAGGAAGCGGACAAGGACGGCGAAGGCCAGTTCGACCTGATCAAGGCCGGGCGCGGGCGCCTCTCCGGTGCGGCGCTGACCCTCTTCGGCTGGCCGGAGATCTGGAACGGCCCCAACGCCCCCCACCGCCCCACCGCCGCCTTCGTCGACGAAGCGCGTCACCAGCAGGAACTGCGCTACAAAATCATCAGCGGCATGGTGCGCGACTTCCCCAACCAGGTCGGCATCGCCTACACCCCGGCCGACTTCCGCCGCCTGCACGGCGAAGGCAAGTTCGCCATCTTCATCAGCATGCTCAACGCCTACCCACTGGGCGAAGACCTCAACGCGCTGGACACCTGGGCCGCACGCGGCATGCGCATGTTCGGTTTCAGCTATGTAGGCAACAACGCCTGGGCCGACTCCTCGCGCCCGCTGCCCTTCTTCAACGACAGCGCCGACGCCCTCGGCGGCCTCTCGCCCCTGGGCGAACAGGCGGTGGCGCGGCTCAATGACCTGGGCGTGATCATCGACGTGTCGCAGATGTCCACCCTGGCCCTGGAAGACGTCGCCCGCCTCAGCCGCGCCCCCATGGTCGCCTCTCACTCGGCGCCGCGCGCGCTGGTGGACATCCCCCGCAACCTCAGCGACCGCGAGCTGCAAACCATCAAGGACAGCGGCGGCGTGATCCAGGTGGTGGGCTTCCCCGCCTACCTCAAGCCCCTCAGCAAGCCGACCCTGGACAAGCTCAACGCCCTGCGCGCGCGCTTCGACCTGCAGCCGCTGGACGGCCTGGCCAATGCCCTGATGCCGGGTGACGCGATCATCTCCATCTGGCCCGAACAGCGCTTCGGCGAGTACGCCAGTTCGCTCTACGCCATCCTCGAAGAAGAGCCTCGCGCCAGCGTCAAGGAGCTGGTGGACGCCATCGACTACACCGTGCGCAAGGTCGGCATCGACCACGTCGGCATCGCTTCCGACTTCAACGACGGCGGCGGCGTCGAGGGCTGGATGAACGTCGGCGAGTCGCGCAACCTCACCGCCGAGCTGATCCTGCGTGGCTACTCCGACGCCGATATCGCCAAGCTCTGGGGCGGCAACTTCCTCCGCGTCTGGGAAGAGGTGCAGCGCCGCGCCAAGCCGGCCGCTGCCAGCGCCCAGCAACCGCAAGCGGAGCGTGGCTGA
- the pvdP gene encoding pyoverdine maturation tyrosinase PvdP — translation MRFSRRGFMAGLAVVGAAVPAVWYARQPVDHDDKLEKDQVEAPGEASVEAAAGEGVSLSGKLRGIWDLRFSGMDIGLDDLPVQGVQMLLDIGPTGRSLRGFIDLGERLRSSEEPRYRVLGELVAADAGKLRWRLVPVGESAPSHELEATLDEVWGSWGDAGAGTLTGRIRRIDRPLNMPEPDSQFVATKRAFPEAHQVTPLAPALMSWLVSPEHRLFHQLWHATRDKWHRLDEARRDALRGAGWQPGPRDAERGARGRRKHLNGSGEDFFFMHRHMLGQARTLQPDLPDWKRLPLPSPYVEHDRLGFIRYQENHDGDSVPPAWLAADDEELSEWLRGIKAGETFFSNFQVWESQYQDPDYLSRLTLAEFGSEVELNIHDWLHMRWATVTRDPSNGMPVAGDRDPADYAARWFRAENDYLGDPFSSHVNPVFWRFHGWIDARIEDWYRAHERAHPGEVQRRDINGVSWFAPGRWVEVPDPWLGPSTHGCGGITDAGGGMGEMEIEAMKLALRIAFSDEGDISDLLRRTPRRPWYARNLKLPGKA, via the coding sequence ATGAGGTTTTCCAGGCGTGGGTTCATGGCGGGGCTGGCGGTGGTCGGGGCGGCAGTGCCTGCGGTGTGGTACGCACGCCAGCCGGTGGACCACGACGACAAGCTGGAGAAGGACCAGGTGGAGGCGCCTGGCGAGGCCAGTGTCGAGGCTGCCGCAGGCGAGGGCGTGAGCCTCAGCGGGAAGCTGCGCGGCATCTGGGACCTGCGCTTCAGCGGCATGGACATTGGCCTGGACGACCTGCCGGTGCAGGGCGTGCAGATGCTCCTCGATATCGGCCCCACCGGGCGCTCCCTGCGCGGCTTCATCGACCTGGGCGAGCGCCTGCGGAGCAGCGAAGAGCCCCGTTACCGGGTGCTGGGCGAACTGGTGGCGGCGGATGCCGGCAAGCTGCGCTGGCGCCTGGTGCCGGTGGGCGAGTCGGCCCCCAGTCATGAGCTGGAGGCGACTCTCGATGAGGTCTGGGGCAGTTGGGGCGATGCCGGGGCGGGAACGCTGACCGGACGCATCCGCCGTATCGACCGGCCGCTGAACATGCCCGAGCCGGACAGCCAGTTCGTCGCCACCAAGCGTGCCTTCCCCGAGGCGCACCAGGTCACCCCGCTGGCACCGGCGCTGATGAGCTGGCTGGTCTCTCCCGAACACCGACTGTTCCACCAGCTCTGGCATGCCACCCGGGACAAATGGCACCGCCTCGACGAGGCCCGCCGCGATGCCCTGCGCGGCGCCGGCTGGCAACCCGGCCCGCGTGACGCCGAACGCGGCGCACGGGGGCGGCGCAAGCACCTCAATGGCTCGGGGGAGGACTTCTTCTTCATGCACCGGCACATGCTCGGTCAGGCGCGCACCCTGCAGCCCGACCTGCCGGACTGGAAGCGCCTGCCGCTGCCGTCGCCCTATGTCGAGCACGATCGCCTGGGGTTCATCCGCTACCAGGAGAACCACGACGGCGACTCGGTGCCGCCGGCCTGGCTGGCGGCCGATGACGAGGAGCTGAGCGAGTGGTTGCGCGGCATCAAGGCCGGCGAGACTTTCTTCAGCAACTTCCAGGTGTGGGAATCCCAGTACCAGGACCCGGACTACCTGAGCCGGCTGACCCTGGCGGAGTTCGGCTCCGAGGTGGAGCTGAACATCCACGACTGGCTGCACATGCGCTGGGCCACGGTCACCCGCGACCCGTCCAACGGCATGCCGGTGGCCGGTGACCGCGACCCGGCCGACTACGCCGCGCGCTGGTTCCGCGCCGAGAACGATTATCTCGGCGACCCGTTTTCCTCCCATGTGAACCCGGTGTTCTGGCGCTTCCACGGCTGGATCGACGCGCGCATCGAGGACTGGTACCGCGCCCACGAGCGCGCCCACCCGGGCGAGGTGCAGCGCCGCGATATCAACGGCGTCTCCTGGTTCGCCCCGGGGCGCTGGGTGGAGGTGCCCGACCCCTGGCTCGGGCCGAGCACCCATGGCTGCGGTGGCATCACCGACGCCGGCGGCGGCATGGGCGAGATGGAGATCGAAGCCATGAAGCTGGCCTTGCGCATCGCTTTCAGTGATGAGGGCGATATCAGCGACCTGCTGCGCCGCACCCCGCGCCGGCCCTGGTATGCGCGCAACCTGAAGTTGCCGGGCAAGGCCTGA
- a CDS encoding efflux transporter outer membrane subunit: MTVFTPRTLLPLCLALGACAGTDKTPTTGIAPPAHWQASTDNRQAQVAADWWRAFGSPELAALIDQARQGSFDLAAGRARVRQASTAAIIAGAPLLPEVKAELSGSYQQLLGDKGFSALDASSDQPRFDTYATGLSASYELDFWGGKRAARDSAVHGLDAARFDQATLELTLLAGVASSYLQVLALDEQRRIAKSNLDNARQVLQLVDARQGAGAATQLELAQQRSLVAGRERALERLHQQAGEARVALAALLGQPVQTLSLKGEKLGALQWPGTGAGLPSELLGRRPDIAAAEARLAAADADVRVARAAMLPSLTLSANLGTGSEQFSDVLRNPYFGVAAGLAAPIFNAGRLDASHQQRQAREEELLANYRAAIVAAFGDVERALLAIDGLDRQRQWQAEELAQAQRAFDLAENRYRAGAETLLTVLETQRSLYQAEDEAVQLRLARLQAAVGLYKALGGGWTLEASQLAERTPG, encoded by the coding sequence ATGACCGTATTCACGCCCCGCACCCTGCTGCCCCTGTGTCTCGCCCTCGGCGCCTGCGCCGGCACGGACAAGACACCCACCACCGGCATCGCGCCGCCCGCCCATTGGCAGGCCAGCACCGACAACCGCCAGGCGCAGGTTGCCGCCGACTGGTGGCGCGCCTTCGGCAGCCCGGAACTCGCCGCGCTGATCGACCAGGCCCGCCAGGGCAGCTTCGACCTGGCCGCCGGCCGCGCGCGGGTGCGCCAGGCCAGCACGGCTGCGATCATCGCCGGCGCCCCGTTGCTGCCCGAGGTGAAGGCCGAACTCAGCGGCAGCTACCAGCAATTGCTGGGCGACAAGGGCTTCAGCGCCCTGGACGCCTCCTCCGACCAACCCCGCTTCGACACCTACGCCACCGGCCTCAGCGCCAGCTACGAGCTGGACTTCTGGGGCGGCAAGCGCGCCGCCCGCGACAGCGCCGTGCACGGCCTGGATGCGGCCCGCTTCGACCAGGCGACCCTGGAGCTGACCCTGCTCGCCGGCGTCGCCAGCAGCTACCTGCAGGTGCTGGCCCTGGACGAGCAACGGCGCATCGCCAAAAGCAACCTCGACAATGCCCGCCAGGTGCTGCAACTGGTGGATGCGCGCCAGGGCGCCGGTGCCGCCACGCAGCTGGAGCTTGCCCAGCAGCGCAGCCTGGTGGCCGGCCGTGAACGCGCCCTGGAGCGCCTGCACCAGCAGGCCGGGGAAGCCCGCGTCGCCCTCGCCGCCCTGCTCGGCCAACCGGTACAAACCCTCAGCCTGAAGGGCGAGAAGCTGGGCGCCCTGCAATGGCCCGGCACCGGCGCCGGCCTGCCCAGCGAACTGCTCGGGCGCCGCCCCGACATCGCCGCCGCCGAAGCCCGCCTGGCCGCCGCCGATGCCGACGTGCGCGTCGCCCGCGCCGCGATGCTGCCGAGCCTGACCCTCAGCGCCAACCTCGGCACCGGTTCCGAGCAGTTCTCCGACGTGCTGCGCAACCCCTACTTCGGCGTCGCTGCCGGCCTCGCCGCGCCGATCTTCAATGCCGGTCGCCTCGACGCCAGCCACCAGCAACGCCAGGCCCGCGAGGAAGAACTGCTGGCCAACTACCGCGCCGCCATCGTCGCCGCCTTCGGCGATGTAGAACGCGCCCTGCTGGCCATCGACGGCCTCGACCGCCAACGCCAATGGCAAGCCGAGGAGCTGGCCCAGGCGCAACGCGCCTTCGACCTCGCGGAAAACCGCTACCGCGCCGGCGCCGAAACCCTGCTCACCGTGCTGGAAACCCAACGCAGCCTCTACCAGGCCGAAGACGAAGCCGTGCAACTGCGCCTCGCCCGCCTGCAAGCCGCCGTCGGCCTCTACAAGGCCCTGGGTGGCGGCTGGACGCTGGAAGCTAGTCAGCTGGCCGAACGCACCCCGGGCTGA